The Skermanella pratensis genome has a window encoding:
- a CDS encoding GtrA family protein: protein MIDRLFRAEFIRFGIVGVVGLLVDIAVLYLCLDISGLGLYASRLVSYLAAATTTWALNRAFTFSGNHAGKIHHQWARFVAVNALGGAVNYAVYAALVASSDTFATHPALAVAAGSLSGLFFNFTASKKLVFRRA, encoded by the coding sequence ATGATCGACAGGCTTTTCCGGGCGGAGTTTATCCGCTTCGGCATCGTCGGGGTGGTCGGGCTGCTGGTCGACATAGCGGTCCTGTACCTGTGCCTGGATATCAGCGGCCTGGGTCTCTACGCATCGCGGCTGGTCTCGTACCTGGCTGCCGCGACGACCACCTGGGCGCTCAACCGCGCCTTCACCTTCAGCGGCAACCATGCCGGCAAGATCCACCACCAATGGGCTCGCTTCGTCGCGGTCAATGCCCTGGGAGGTGCCGTGAACTACGCGGTGTACGCGGCGCTGGTGGCTTCGAGCGATACCTTTGCCACCCATCCCGCCCTCGCCGTGGCGGCCGGATCCCTTTCGGGGCTTTTTTTTAATTTCACCGCCTCCAAGAAGCTGGTATTCCGCCGCGCGTGA
- a CDS encoding glycosyltransferase family 2 protein: MINQFSDASQDRSTAAKRSPVAVAVPDSGSLEAAAPGLTGVEIAVLIPCYNEEASISSVVRDFRSALPGAAIYVYDNNSKDRTVELAREAGAIVRTEPLQGKGNVVRRMFADIEADVYVLVDGDDTYHAPSAPALVAKLVGQQLDMVNGARVTDIAAAYRPGHRFGNMMLTGIVAKIFGNRVADMLSGYRVFSRRFVKSFPALSGGFEIETELTVHALELRMPMSDVTTPYKDRPPGSASKLRTYYDGFRILKLIMVLVKEERPLQFFSVIAGLLAFLSIVLAWPVVATYMQTGLVPRLPTAVLSTGLMLLGFLSLTCGLILETVTRGRREIKRMQYLRIPAPGVRDPARDSKDKR; the protein is encoded by the coding sequence TTGATAAACCAGTTCTCCGACGCCAGCCAAGATCGCAGCACGGCAGCCAAGCGCTCCCCCGTCGCCGTGGCCGTTCCGGACAGCGGCTCGCTTGAGGCGGCAGCACCCGGCCTGACGGGGGTGGAAATCGCCGTCCTGATCCCCTGCTACAACGAGGAAGCGTCGATCTCCTCGGTGGTCCGCGACTTCCGCAGCGCACTGCCGGGCGCCGCCATCTATGTCTACGACAACAACTCCAAGGACCGCACGGTCGAGCTGGCGCGCGAAGCGGGCGCCATCGTCCGTACCGAGCCGCTCCAGGGCAAGGGCAACGTGGTCCGGCGGATGTTCGCCGACATCGAGGCCGACGTCTATGTTCTGGTCGACGGTGACGACACCTACCACGCGCCCAGCGCGCCGGCTCTGGTCGCCAAGCTGGTCGGCCAGCAGCTCGACATGGTGAACGGCGCGCGGGTGACCGACATCGCCGCCGCCTACCGCCCCGGCCACCGTTTCGGCAACATGATGCTGACGGGCATCGTCGCGAAGATCTTCGGCAACCGGGTCGCCGACATGCTGTCGGGCTACCGGGTATTCTCGCGCCGCTTCGTCAAGAGTTTCCCGGCTCTCAGCGGCGGCTTCGAGATCGAGACGGAACTGACGGTCCATGCGCTGGAACTGCGCATGCCCATGTCCGATGTCACCACTCCCTACAAGGACCGACCGCCGGGGTCGGCCAGCAAGCTGCGGACGTATTACGACGGCTTCCGCATCCTGAAGCTGATCATGGTGCTGGTGAAGGAGGAGCGTCCGCTCCAGTTCTTCAGCGTGATCGCCGGCCTACTGGCGTTCCTGTCGATCGTGCTGGCTTGGCCGGTGGTCGCGACTTACATGCAGACCGGGCTGGTGCCGCGCCTGCCGACGGCGGTCCTGTCCACCGGGTTGATGCTGCTGGGGTTCCTCAGCCTGACCTGCGGCCTCATCCTCGAGACGGTGACCCGCGGCCGGCGGGAGATCAAGCGCATGCAGTATCTTCGGATACCCGCCCCGGGCGTTCGCGACCCGGCGCGCGACTCGAAGGACAAACGATGA
- a CDS encoding Rpn family recombination-promoting nuclease/putative transposase: protein MPASDSLYHRLFSHPSMVEQLIRGFVPEEVAAGLDFTRMERVNAKFHARDGRRREGDLIWRVPTLSGEVVHIYLMLEFQSRTDWWMAIRVMVYVGLLWQQLIQELKLPAGSPLPPVLPVVLYNGEAPWNAPLDTAGLMGLDPDAALWPWQPSIRYHLIDEGRLGADDLARRDGLVALLFRIETCTRPAELPGLVREVIGWFQGHAGHDSLKLAFGEVVAQAMAALVGGDGPVAVPSGLWEVQDMLSERIKIWERELRAEARAEAKAEMLSRQLRRRFGDLPADTDRLIASASIDQLDTYMDRLMDARTLAEVFPDRKHA, encoded by the coding sequence ATGCCTGCTTCCGACAGCCTCTACCACCGCCTATTTTCCCACCCGTCGATGGTCGAGCAGCTGATCCGCGGCTTCGTGCCGGAGGAGGTCGCCGCCGGGCTGGACTTCACCCGCATGGAGCGGGTCAACGCCAAGTTCCACGCCCGCGACGGCCGCCGGCGCGAGGGCGACCTGATCTGGCGCGTGCCGACCCTGTCGGGCGAGGTGGTCCACATCTACCTGATGCTGGAGTTCCAGTCGCGCACCGACTGGTGGATGGCGATCCGGGTCATGGTCTATGTCGGCCTGCTGTGGCAGCAGCTCATCCAGGAGCTGAAGCTGCCGGCCGGCTCGCCCCTGCCGCCGGTGCTGCCGGTGGTGCTCTACAACGGCGAGGCCCCGTGGAACGCGCCCCTGGACACCGCCGGCCTGATGGGCCTGGACCCCGACGCGGCGCTCTGGCCTTGGCAGCCGAGCATCCGCTATCATCTCATCGACGAGGGCAGGCTCGGCGCCGACGATCTCGCCCGAAGGGACGGCTTGGTGGCATTGCTCTTCCGGATCGAGACCTGCACCCGGCCCGCCGAGCTGCCCGGACTGGTCCGGGAGGTGATCGGCTGGTTCCAGGGGCATGCGGGCCACGACTCGCTGAAGCTGGCCTTCGGCGAGGTGGTGGCTCAGGCCATGGCGGCGCTGGTCGGCGGAGACGGGCCGGTGGCGGTCCCGTCGGGACTTTGGGAGGTTCAGGACATGCTGTCGGAGCGGATCAAGATCTGGGAGCGCGAGTTGCGGGCCGAAGCGCGGGCCGAGGCGAAAGCGGAGATGCTGTCGCGCCAGCTCCGGCGCCGGTTCGGCGACCTGCCGGCCGATACGGACCGCCTGATCGCCTCGGCGTCCATCGATCAGCTCGACACCTACATGGACCGTTTGATGGATGCGCGCACCCTCGCCGAGGTTTTCCCGGATCGCAAGCACGCCTGA
- the purD gene encoding phosphoribosylamine--glycine ligase: MKVLVVGSGGREHALCWAIAASPLCDKLYCAPGNAGITREAECVAIKADDLDGLVRFATENAIDFVVVGPEQPLVLGLVDRLEAAGIKAFGPTAAAAALEGSKGFMKDLCAKYGIPTAAYGRFTDAGSARAFVRERGAPIVVKADGLAAGKGVTIARTVEEALAAIDEAMVESRFGDAGAELVIEEFLAGEEASFFALVDGSTALPLVSAQDHKAAFDGDTGPNTGGMGAYSPAPVMTAALEARVMREIIEPTVRGMAAEGRPFKGVLYAGLMIVDTPQGPAPKLLEYNTRFGDPETQVLMKRMMSDVLPALIASRDGVLKNFQLRWYDDAALCVVMAARGYPGDYVRRTEIHGLDEAGALPDVTVFHAGTVLSDDGHVLADGGRVLGVTAIAPTVREAQGLAYEAVDRISWPEGFCRRDIGWRAVGRG; encoded by the coding sequence ATGAAGGTACTGGTGGTCGGCTCGGGTGGACGCGAGCACGCGCTCTGTTGGGCGATCGCGGCGTCACCCCTCTGCGACAAGCTCTACTGCGCGCCCGGCAACGCAGGCATCACGCGGGAAGCCGAGTGCGTGGCGATCAAGGCGGACGATCTGGACGGCCTGGTGCGATTCGCCACGGAAAACGCCATCGACTTCGTCGTCGTCGGGCCGGAGCAGCCGCTGGTGCTGGGTCTGGTGGACCGGCTGGAGGCCGCAGGCATCAAGGCGTTCGGACCGACCGCGGCCGCCGCGGCGCTCGAGGGCTCCAAGGGCTTCATGAAGGATCTCTGCGCCAAGTACGGCATCCCCACCGCCGCCTATGGCCGTTTCACCGACGCCGGGTCGGCCCGCGCCTTCGTCCGCGAACGGGGCGCTCCGATCGTCGTCAAGGCCGACGGGCTGGCGGCCGGCAAGGGCGTGACCATCGCCCGCACCGTCGAGGAGGCCCTGGCCGCGATCGACGAGGCGATGGTCGAGTCGCGGTTCGGCGATGCCGGCGCCGAGTTGGTGATCGAGGAGTTCCTGGCGGGGGAGGAAGCCAGCTTCTTCGCCCTGGTCGACGGTTCCACCGCCCTGCCTCTGGTCTCGGCCCAGGACCACAAGGCGGCGTTCGACGGCGACACCGGCCCAAATACCGGGGGCATGGGCGCCTATTCCCCGGCGCCGGTGATGACCGCGGCGCTGGAAGCGCGCGTCATGCGGGAGATCATCGAGCCGACCGTGCGCGGAATGGCGGCCGAGGGCCGGCCGTTCAAGGGCGTGCTCTATGCCGGCCTGATGATCGTGGACACGCCGCAGGGGCCGGCGCCCAAGCTGCTGGAATACAACACCCGGTTCGGCGACCCGGAAACCCAGGTGCTGATGAAGCGGATGATGTCGGACGTGCTGCCGGCCCTGATCGCGTCCCGAGACGGCGTCCTGAAGAATTTCCAGCTCCGCTGGTACGACGACGCGGCCCTCTGCGTCGTCATGGCCGCCAGGGGCTATCCCGGCGACTATGTCCGCCGGACCGAGATCCACGGATTGGACGAGGCCGGCGCCCTGCCCGACGTCACGGTATTCCATGCCGGCACCGTCCTGTCGGACGACGGCCATGTCCTGGCTGACGGCGGCCGGGTGCTGGGCGTCACCGCCATCGCCCCGACGGTGCGCGAAGCCCAAGGCCTGGCTTACGAGGCCGTGGACAGGATCAGCTGGCCGGAAGGCTTCTGCCGCCGCGACATCGGCTGGCGCGCGGTCGGGCGGGGGTGA
- a CDS encoding lauroyl acyltransferase, with product MAHRTDFARLRRRYLGYPLEAAFLYFVYGVFAVLPLDAASALGGWIGRTVGPRLGTSRKALRNIDHALPDATPERRKEILRGMWDNLGRVMAEYPHLDEVWRRTEMIGADSVLRMAKARTPTLFFSAHLANWELNTMGATRNGLPITAVYRRPNNPAVGRLIDHVRAVTGSRFVAKGRTGAREIMATLRDGGSVCMMIDQKMNDGIPVPFFGRDAMTAPAIAQLALRFDCPIVPVLTERLGGARFRLTVFPPMDVPKSGNRDADVRAMMVRINAVVEEWVRARPEQWLWLHRRWPD from the coding sequence ATGGCCCATAGAACCGATTTCGCGCGGCTGCGCCGCCGCTACCTTGGATATCCGCTGGAAGCGGCCTTTCTCTATTTTGTTTATGGAGTGTTCGCGGTGCTGCCGCTCGACGCCGCCTCAGCGCTGGGCGGCTGGATCGGTCGCACCGTCGGCCCGCGCCTGGGTACATCGCGCAAGGCCCTGCGCAACATCGATCACGCCCTGCCTGACGCCACGCCGGAACGGCGGAAGGAGATCCTGCGCGGCATGTGGGACAATCTGGGTCGGGTCATGGCCGAGTATCCCCACCTCGACGAGGTCTGGCGCCGTACCGAGATGATCGGTGCGGACAGCGTCCTGCGGATGGCGAAGGCCAGGACTCCCACGCTGTTCTTCTCCGCCCACCTCGCCAATTGGGAACTCAACACCATGGGGGCGACCCGCAACGGCCTGCCGATCACGGCCGTCTATCGCCGCCCCAACAACCCTGCGGTAGGCCGCCTCATCGACCATGTCCGCGCAGTCACCGGCAGCCGCTTCGTCGCCAAAGGCCGCACCGGCGCCCGCGAGATCATGGCGACCCTGCGGGACGGCGGCAGCGTCTGCATGATGATCGACCAGAAAATGAACGACGGCATTCCGGTCCCGTTCTTCGGGCGCGACGCCATGACCGCGCCGGCGATCGCCCAACTCGCCCTGCGGTTCGACTGTCCGATCGTCCCGGTCCTGACCGAACGCCTGGGCGGCGCCAGGTTCCGGCTGACCGTCTTCCCGCCGATGGACGTGCCGAAGTCCGGCAACCGCGACGCCGACGTGCGCGCCATGATGGTCAGGATCAACGCCGTGGTGGAGGAGTGGGTCCGCGCCAGGCCCGAGCAGTGGCTGTGGCTCCACCGGCGCTGGCCGGACTGA
- the xseA gene encoding exodeoxyribonuclease VII large subunit, which produces MKDETSVIESVCWRGTVAKLAVRPEEGMEVICTGRLTTYPGRSQYQLVIETMELAGEGALLKLLEERKRRLAAEGLFDASRKSPLPFLPGVIGVVTSPTGAVIRDILHRLADRFPRHVLLWPVAVQGEGAAAQVAAAIRGFNGIAPGGPVPRPDLIIVARGGGSLEDLMAFNEEIVVRAAAESAIPLISAVGHETDTTLIDFASDRRAPTPTAAAEMAVPVRAELIAQVLDCQRRLHGGTGRMILERRNLVDGLARGLGDPQTLLEGCVQRLDDRWERLGIAVAGTIERRRTRVAELGAKLRHPREVMTAARGRLQSEARALGAGLRHVVAAEESRLGRVASRLTLLPIRIRVGDGGRRLAELGERMDAGYGRLVAERTNRLKAGAALLESYSYRGILERGFALVTDGAEQPVTSAGDAKAGMPVTLEFHDGKVDAVVGGGGLARRAETPKQPRKTEAKAKQGLLF; this is translated from the coding sequence CTGAAGGACGAGACGTCGGTCATCGAATCGGTCTGCTGGCGCGGCACCGTCGCCAAGCTGGCGGTCCGTCCCGAGGAGGGGATGGAGGTCATCTGCACCGGCCGCCTGACCACGTATCCCGGCCGGTCGCAGTACCAGCTGGTGATCGAGACGATGGAACTGGCCGGCGAGGGCGCGCTGCTCAAGCTGCTGGAGGAGCGCAAGCGCCGGCTGGCCGCGGAGGGGCTGTTCGACGCGTCGCGCAAGAGCCCGCTGCCGTTCCTGCCTGGTGTGATCGGTGTCGTCACCTCTCCGACCGGAGCGGTGATCCGCGACATCCTGCACCGTCTGGCCGACCGGTTTCCGCGCCATGTGCTGCTGTGGCCGGTCGCGGTGCAGGGCGAGGGGGCCGCCGCCCAGGTCGCCGCCGCGATCAGGGGGTTCAACGGGATCGCGCCGGGCGGGCCGGTGCCGCGGCCCGACCTGATCATCGTGGCGCGCGGCGGCGGCTCGCTGGAAGACCTGATGGCCTTCAACGAGGAGATCGTGGTGCGCGCCGCGGCCGAAAGCGCGATCCCGCTGATCTCCGCCGTCGGGCACGAGACCGACACCACTCTGATCGACTTCGCGTCGGACCGGCGGGCGCCGACCCCGACCGCCGCGGCCGAGATGGCGGTGCCCGTCCGGGCCGAGCTGATCGCCCAGGTGCTCGACTGCCAGCGCCGGCTGCACGGCGGCACCGGGCGGATGATCCTGGAGCGGCGCAACCTGGTCGACGGCCTGGCGCGTGGCCTGGGCGATCCGCAGACGCTGCTGGAAGGCTGCGTCCAGCGGCTGGACGACCGCTGGGAGCGGCTGGGCATCGCGGTCGCCGGCACGATCGAGCGCCGGCGGACGCGGGTCGCCGAACTGGGCGCTAAGCTGCGCCACCCGCGCGAGGTGATGACGGCGGCGCGCGGGCGCCTGCAATCGGAAGCGCGCGCGCTGGGTGCCGGCCTGCGCCATGTGGTCGCGGCGGAGGAAAGCCGGCTCGGCCGCGTCGCTTCGCGGCTGACGCTGCTGCCAATCCGCATCCGCGTCGGGGACGGCGGCCGTAGGCTTGCCGAACTGGGCGAGCGGATGGATGCCGGCTATGGCCGGCTGGTCGCCGAGCGCACGAACCGCCTCAAGGCGGGAGCGGCCCTGCTGGAGAGCTATTCGTATCGAGGCATCCTGGAGCGCGGGTTCGCCCTGGTGACCGACGGCGCCGAGCAACCGGTCACCTCCGCGGGCGACGCGAAGGCCGGCATGCCGGTGACGCTGGAATTCCATGACGGCAAGGTCGATGCCGTCGTCGGCGGAGGCGGGCTGGCGCGCAGGGCGGAAACGCCGAAGCAGCCGCGCAAGACGGAGGCGAAGGCCAAGCAGGGGCTGTTGTTCTGA
- the lpxK gene encoding tetraacyldisaccharide 4'-kinase, translating to MKTPAFWYAPPGMAARLLSPAGRLFAAIGRVRRASAHKEHTGVPVICVGNLVAGGAGKTPVALAVAAALGSRGVHFLTRGYGGREKGPLLVDPAGHDAASVGDEALLLARARPTWVARDRVAGARSAAAAGAEIIVMDDGFQNARLGKDLSILVVDGGAGFGNGHTIPAGPLREPVDIGLARADAVVVLGRDTAGVAQRVGSRLPLLRARLTPDPAAARALRGQRVVAFAGIGRPAKFFETLDDMGAHLVGRIAFADHHPYLPDEVMRLVEHAAGLGASLVTTAKDAVRLPPDARAMVRVVPVSVVWDDPSALDHLLAPCASLYASSCAPSPHGP from the coding sequence CTGAAGACCCCGGCCTTCTGGTACGCTCCGCCCGGTATGGCAGCGCGCCTGCTGTCGCCGGCCGGCCGGCTGTTCGCCGCGATCGGCCGGGTCCGCCGGGCGTCGGCCCATAAGGAGCATACCGGAGTCCCGGTGATCTGCGTCGGCAACCTGGTGGCTGGCGGCGCCGGAAAGACGCCGGTGGCGCTGGCCGTCGCCGCCGCCCTCGGTTCCCGTGGCGTCCACTTCCTGACCCGCGGCTATGGCGGGCGGGAGAAGGGTCCTCTCCTGGTCGATCCCGCCGGGCACGACGCGGCCTCGGTCGGCGACGAGGCGCTCCTGCTGGCCAGGGCCCGGCCGACCTGGGTGGCCCGCGACCGGGTCGCCGGTGCCCGGAGCGCCGCCGCGGCCGGAGCCGAGATCATCGTCATGGACGACGGCTTCCAGAACGCCCGACTGGGAAAAGACCTGTCGATCCTGGTCGTCGATGGCGGCGCCGGTTTCGGCAACGGCCACACTATTCCGGCCGGCCCCCTGCGGGAGCCGGTCGACATCGGCCTGGCGAGGGCCGATGCGGTGGTCGTGCTGGGCCGCGACACCGCGGGGGTGGCGCAGCGGGTCGGCAGCCGCCTTCCGCTCCTCCGGGCTCGCCTGACGCCCGATCCCGCCGCCGCGCGAGCCTTGCGCGGACAGCGCGTGGTCGCGTTCGCCGGCATCGGCAGGCCGGCCAAGTTCTTCGAGACGCTGGACGACATGGGTGCCCATCTGGTCGGCAGGATCGCATTCGCCGACCATCACCCCTATCTACCGGACGAGGTCATGCGCCTGGTCGAACATGCCGCCGGACTCGGCGCCTCCCTGGTCACCACCGCGAAGGATGCGGTGCGGCTTCCGCCGGATGCCCGCGCGATGGTCCGGGTGGTGCCGGTGTCGGTCGTCTGGGACGACCCGTCGGCACTGGACCATCTCCTGGCACCCTGTGCTTCCCTATACGCCTCCTCCTGCGCACCAAGTCCCCATGGCCCATAG
- a CDS encoding undecaprenyl-diphosphate phosphatase — MDDSTLISALMMGVVEGLTEFIPVSSTGHLILIGDLLGFQGPPGRLFEVVIQLGAILAVCVVYFQRLWHIAVTLPTSAASRRFVIAILLAFLPAVVIGVFAHGFIKSVLFSPYVVSVALILGGIAILVIERNLPEPRHFEVEAFSPKLALGIGFVQTLAMIPGVSRSGATILGSLLMGVERRTAAEFSFFLAIPTMAGAVVYDTYKNYSTLTTDGSLVIAIGFVAAFLAGLLVVRSLVAFVSRYGFTPFGWYRIAVGAAMLAILSIR, encoded by the coding sequence ATGGACGACAGTACCCTGATAAGCGCCCTGATGATGGGCGTGGTCGAAGGTTTGACCGAGTTCATCCCCGTTTCCTCCACCGGCCACCTGATCCTGATCGGGGACCTGCTGGGCTTCCAGGGTCCGCCCGGACGCCTGTTCGAGGTGGTGATCCAGCTCGGCGCCATCCTCGCGGTGTGCGTCGTCTATTTCCAGCGGCTCTGGCACATTGCGGTGACGCTGCCGACCAGTGCCGCGTCGCGCCGCTTCGTGATCGCCATCCTGCTGGCGTTCCTGCCGGCCGTCGTGATCGGCGTCTTCGCCCACGGCTTCATCAAGAGCGTGCTGTTCTCGCCCTACGTGGTCTCGGTGGCGTTGATTCTCGGCGGCATCGCGATCCTCGTGATCGAACGGAACCTGCCCGAGCCGCGCCATTTCGAGGTCGAGGCGTTCTCGCCGAAGCTGGCGCTCGGCATCGGCTTCGTCCAGACGCTGGCCATGATCCCGGGCGTCTCGCGCTCCGGTGCGACGATCCTGGGTTCGCTGCTGATGGGCGTCGAGCGCAGGACGGCGGCCGAGTTCTCGTTCTTCCTGGCGATTCCGACGATGGCGGGCGCCGTGGTCTACGACACCTACAAGAACTACAGCACCCTGACCACCGACGGTTCGCTGGTGATCGCGATCGGGTTCGTGGCCGCGTTCCTGGCCGGGCTTCTCGTGGTCAGGAGCCTCGTCGCCTTCGTCAGCCGCTACGGCTTCACCCCGTTCGGCTGGTACCGCATCGCGGTGGGTGCCGCGATGCTGGCGATCCTGTCCATACGCTAA